The Desulfuromonas sp. DNA window CAGCGGCTCCTCTCCCCGTTTTTCAACCACGACTCCAGCGGCTGCATATTTACAGGGCCGCGCCTCGTGGCCGGCCATCTCTAATGCCTTAAGGAATTGGTCGCGCGATGTCTTCAGGCTGTTGACGCGCAAACTCAAAGGTGGCTGCTGCGCCATGTTTTCGGCCAGGGCGACCGCCTCGATATTCGGCAACAGGCGCATCATCTCTTTGGTGATCCACCCGGGCAGAGAGCAGACATGCTGCATGTAAGGACGTGGTTTGTCACGCGACGGCCACTCTATGGATGCAGCTTCACGCGCGAGAGACCGCAGGACACCATTGACCAGGCCGACCAGCCGCTCCATACCGGAACGTCTCGCCAGTTCAACGGTAGCATGCACCGCCGCCCGCTCCGGCACCCGGTCGAGTTCGAGCAACTGATAGGTGCCGATACGCAGCAACCGGAGCGCCGCCGGTTCGAGGCGCTCAAGCGGCTGGTTGCAGAATTTTTCGAGAGCAAAATCGATGCGGCCACGCAGCCGCAGGACACCGTAAACCAGCTCTGTCAGCAGGGCCTTGTCACGTATATCGAGAGCCGGATGCTGCGACAACCAGCGATCGAGCACGAGATCGGAATACCCGCCCTGTTCGACCTGTTGCAGGATTTCGTATGCGCCTTGACGGGCGTCACTCACTGTTCGTTCTCCTGGATTGAGGGAGTTCAATACTTAACATGGAACATCCGGCGGGTTGTATAAAAAATATGGATACCGCAATTGGGGCGCCGGTAAATGCAATGGGAAAAGTCAAAAAAACTTTCTTCCGGGGACACTTCCCTCAAATGCGGGTAGTGTCCCAGCCAACTTTTCGACTCCGATAGGGAATCGATTGATGCTTTTGACTCACCCCCGAAGCTCTTGAGGTCGCGTCCGCTCGCGCGATCACTCAACCGCAGCCCGACCGCAACCGCCACAGCGACGAACCGCGTTTGCCTCAAGGCAAACTCCCCGGCAACACAATTGAACAGAAACAATCCAGACCGAACAAAAAAGCCCCCGGCAAGGGAGCCGTTTTCTGCATACTCTTTTATGGCTTAATAAAAGAGTATGGCGGAGTGCGCGGCCGCGACCGCGCGGTTCTTCCTGCCTTTTGTCTTCTGCCTTCAGGTCAGGGGACACTTCCCTGAACTTCGGGAAGTCTCCCCGCCGACGTTTAGACTCCGATTGGGAGACCATTGTTGATTTTGACTTACCCGTGGAGCTCTTGAGGTCGCTTCCGGTAGCGCGATCATTGAACCGCAGCCCAACCGCAACCGCCACGGAGACATTCCGCGTTTGCCTCAAGGCAAACTCCCCGGCAACACAATTG harbors:
- a CDS encoding 16S rRNA (cytosine(967)-C(5))-methyltransferase RsmB, with the protein product MSDARQGAYEILQQVEQGGYSDLVLDRWLSQHPALDIRDKALLTELVYGVLRLRGRIDFALEKFCNQPLERLEPAALRLLRIGTYQLLELDRVPERAAVHATVELARRSGMERLVGLVNGVLRSLAREAASIEWPSRDKPRPYMQHVCSLPGWITKEMMRLLPNIEAVALAENMAQQPPLSLRVNSLKTSRDQFLKALEMAGHEARPCKYAAAGVVVEKRGEEPLPGNREGWYQVEDEASMLVTELLDPQPGERILDACAAPGGKTTHIAMATENQSEITALDLHEHRVGLIEQGARRLGCKNIDARQWDMTAVPDFVAAERFDRILVDAPCSGLGVLRRNPESRWTRKAVDIKKLARLQLAILERAAPLVKPGGSLVYSLCTFTSRETEDVVQAFLEEQKGFVRENPTGSVPAVWADLLTEEGALRSWPHRHDGMDAFYAVRFRKNGS